A window of the Lactuca sativa cultivar Salinas chromosome 5, Lsat_Salinas_v11, whole genome shotgun sequence genome harbors these coding sequences:
- the LOC111900463 gene encoding chitinase CLP, which produces MHLLIQLTVMVVAFISHEHKGVAQYVQPYTSIVVPVIKHTDAAKPLYSVQIMTSFANSQYMKANFLIDIDAPLIWHDCILKWNISPGSCPSNTLCTSPVSCEEDYCTDVRTTYSNQNPSCPPVTNSSTLPGWGYCTCPVNVVDPVTGVCVQALLNYDDFTVNTSNGRNVFSGLYGPSPNAACAPTSSFESFPVNVTGVMAFSSSPYALPAYLYQPLKKILALCLPSNSSAPGVLFFGNGPYSLLPHSDVDLRSLLSYTPLLKQPDSFGYFIDVKSIVIKHVSIDIPEHTTTKFSTTEAYTTLRTDIYNRVIQTFSMATIGIPHAKPVAPFTLCFRTFNIGIRVGLMFPDMDFSLPDGKKWTISPTNSMKQITKDVVCLAIVDGGVASHEHAIVIGTFQFEDNFIVFDLENSTFGFSSSLLGEQTSCSNFNFTLTDIT; this is translated from the coding sequence ATGCATTTGCTTATACAACTAACTGTTATGGTGGTAGCCTTCATCTCTCATGAACATAAAGGCGTAGCACAATATGTACAACCTTACACTTCCATAGTTGTTCCAGTAATCAAACATACCGATGCTGCTAAGCCTCTCTATAGCGTTCAGATCATGACATCATTTGCAAACTCACAATACATGAAAGCAAACTTCCTTATAGACATCGACGCTCCACTCATATGGCACGATTGCATCCTCAAGTGGAACATTTCCCCTGGTAGTTGCCCCAGTAATACGCTTTGCACATCTCCTGTTTCTTGCGAAGAAGATTATTGCACAGATGTCCGAACTACTTATTCAAACCAAAATCCTTCCTGCCCTCCGGTGACCAACAGTTCGACGTTACCTGGTTGGGGATACTGTACCTGTCCGGTCAACGTGGTGGACCCGGTTACCGGAGTTTGTGTCCAAGCTTTGCTCAACTATGATGATTTCACTGTTAACACAAGTAATGGTAGAAATGTTTTCTCTGGTTTATATGGTCCTTCTCCCAACGCTGCATGTGCTCCTACTTCATCGTTTGAATCATTCCCAGTAAATGTTACTGGCGTCATGGCATTTTCCTCTTCACCTTATGCGTTACCGGCTTATTTATACCAACCACTTAAGAAAATTTTAGCTTTATGTTTGCCTAGCAACTCTTCTGCTCCTGGGGTTCTATTCTTTGGAAATGGTCCCTATTCCCTACTTCCCCACTCGGATGTCGACTTAAGGAGTTTACTTTCTTATACTCCTTTACTAAAACAGCCAGATTCTTTTGGATATTTTATCGATGTCAAATCCATTGTAATTAAGCATGTATCTATCGACATTCCTGAGCATACAACTACCAAGTTTAGCACAACCGAGGCATACACCACTCTTAGAACTGACATCTATAATCGTGTGATTCAGACATTTTCGATGGCCACAATCGGAATCCCTCATGCAAAGCCAGTCGCACCATTCACGCTCTGTTTTAGGACCTTTAACATTGGTATCAGAGTGGGATTAATGTTTCCTGACATGGATTTCAGTCTCCCGGATGGGAAGAAGTGGACTATATCCCCGACTAACTCAATGAAACAAATAACGAAAGATGTGGTGTGTCTGGCGATTGTAGATGGAGGTGTTGCAAGTCATGAACATGCAATTGTGATCGGGACTTTTCAGTTCGAGGATAACTTTATAGTATTTGATTTAGAGAACTCGACTTTTGGGTTTAGCTCATCACTGTTGGGTGAGCAGACTTCATGTTCCAACTTCAACTTCACGCTCACAGATATCACTTGA